TGATGGGTGAGGCATTGGGCGGTGCAGTCCAAGTGAAGGAATGAAGCAACCTAGCAAACAGCATCACTGTCATTGTTGTTCCGAGCACGATTCCTGGACAACCACGTCTTCCTGTGCTGAAAGATACGAAATTCAAATCTGACTCTGTCAAGACCACATTGCCCTTAAGATGACGTTCTGGCTTAAACTTGAGAGCTTCGTCACCCCAAACTTTTGAGTTTCGTCCAAGTTCCTGTCTACTTAACAGCACATGGCTCCCATTCGGAATTACGTACTTTCCCACTACGGTGTCTTTCACGGAAACATGAGGAACATTGAAAGGTGCAACGGGATGAAGGCGAAAAGCTTCTCTTGCACATGCTTTAATGTAGTTTAGTTTTGGAATGTCTGATTCTTGGACCAATCTCTCCTTTCCAACTACCCTGTCCAATTCATCTGTGGCATGTTGAAGCAACTCAGGCTGGTTTATCATCTCTGCCAAACCCCACTCCACTGCATTTGATGGGTTATCCACCGCAGCCATCATCAATTCCTGCagcacaaatttcatttttttttatcagttatTATCTATGGAGTGATCAACATATACACATAAAAAGGataaacatatatattagtCACTTACGTTGATTTGTGCCTTGATTTCTTGCGTAGTCAATACTGGGTTATTGTTGGCATCTCTGAGTGAGATGAGAATATCAAGAAAATCTTCTGTATGAATCTTGGACCCATCATTCCATTCTTTGATACGTTGGTCAATGATGGGATCGTGATACTTGTTCACAATTTGTATTGCCTTCTTCACCTTGTTGTCATGGCCGTCCAAGTCAAGTCCTCTCAGGCAAGGAACATAATCAGAAACACTAAAGTCATAAATGTACTTTAGCAATACAAAAATGGCTTCAAGGTGTTCCACTTCCTCACAACCAGGTCCTCCATCATTCTTACCCTCCCCAAAATACCTCATACCAAAGCTCAAATTCTTGATCACGTTGCAGCAATAGTGTTGCGTGACATCCCTCACATTCACAAGACCAACATCAGCGTTGACATTGTTTTTGCACATACTGTAGATGTAAAACACGAGGTTGTTGGCTTCTTCAAGCCTCTTGTGTTGAAGTTGGTGGTGAATGGTTGTGGACAAC
This portion of the Vigna unguiculata cultivar IT97K-499-35 chromosome 6, ASM411807v1, whole genome shotgun sequence genome encodes:
- the LOC114188286 gene encoding isoleucine N-monooxygenase 1-like; this translates as MDHSSIFLLSHLHLQTLLSSLIILVIIFCITFLKGLESHLLKKPKNQEVPLPPGPKPWPIIGNLPEMLANRPTFRWINNLMKEMKTEIACIRLGNVHVILVTCPIIAREFLRKQDATFASRPTSITTSLISRGYLTTTLVPLGEQWKKMRRIVGNELLSTTIHHQLQHKRLEEANNLVFYIYSMCKNNVNADVGLVNVRDVTQHYCCNVIKNLSFGMRYFGEGKNDGGPGCEEVEHLEAIFVLLKYIYDFSVSDYVPCLRGLDLDGHDNKVKKAIQIVNKYHDPIIDQRIKEWNDGSKIHTEDFLDILISLRDANNNPVLTTQEIKAQINELMMAAVDNPSNAVEWGLAEMINQPELLQHATDELDRVVGKERLVQESDIPKLNYIKACAREAFRLHPVAPFNVPHVSVKDTVVGKYVIPNGSHVLLSRQELGRNSKVWGDEALKFKPERHLKGNVVLTESDLNFVSFSTGRRGCPGIVLGTTMTVMLFARLLHSFTWTAPPNASPINLAESHHDLLLANPLLAVAKPRLTPQLYTV